Proteins from a genomic interval of Maniola jurtina chromosome 8, ilManJurt1.1, whole genome shotgun sequence:
- the LOC123867373 gene encoding platelet endothelial aggregation receptor 1-like, with amino-acid sequence MFPPNLMFRASAFVLIAVLSCADCQICSRRVHLLRWVRETYMQTYRESYNGHCFFRCTKYRTRSYQAVRTVPRNVVEFRDECCLGYYQAESPSNQIKCEPICRPSCQNGYCKAPGQCACYERYQLANYMCYPMCDKSCGHGKCVEPNKCQCDFGYHLQNDTCEPRCTEPCVNATCIAPDTCECLVGYRKNENNLCLPYCSSGCPHGTCVSPDNCSCDDGWYKKENACLPRCDTECGGGSCIASNVCECFLGYEKTENGTCTPYCSSGCFHGTCVSPENCTCNNGYRKNSEDEVCSPVCDFDCGVGGTCSGPNVCDCHFGYEKSENGSCIPLCHSGCVHGTCFTPHICTCDNGWEKNVENDTCEPVCVVACGEGGTCAGPNVCQCHSGYKPHINGSCIPHCSNECLHGTCVGPENCSCDIGWHKKIDDGACYPVCDPSCGEGGTCISPNVCQCNSSYEITVNGTCAPHCSKGCPNGICVQPELCQCLEGWSKNELGDCEPNCDKPCGNGTCISPNICQCFNGYKLDEDNLFDFFNESLCIPECKGCNGTCLAPDVCSCGEPFEAKYVSINGGDCNCDTNCSEDSIECDHIVCVPNVNDWQTTTDVTDDNLSNAPYRPSIPYGDNDAVTDGPVDSKAVTEELDVDDSITKSINSTEMNESSSLVNSTKSYWSQYWIYIVVSVIVLTTILGLVLFLKRRALSHYFNGGAYPVEEEKAIDLSTSF; translated from the exons ATGTTTCCGCCAAACTTAATGTTTAGAGCCAGTGCGTTTGTGCTGATTGCTGTGCTATCTTGTGCGGATTGTCAAATATGTAGTAGAAGAGTTCA TTTATTACGCTGGGTGCGGGAGACTTACATGCAAACTTATCGGGAATCTTATAACGGTCATTGCTTTTTCCGTTGCACCAAATATCGTACGCGTTCGTACCAAGCTGTAAGGACGGTGCCG agAAACGTCGTGGAGTTTAGAGATGAGTGTTGTCTTGGTTATTATCAAGCGGAAAGCCCTTCTAACCA GATTAAATGTGAACCGATCTGCAGACCCTCATGTCAAAACGGCTATTGCAAAGCCCCTGGCCAATGTGCTTGCTACGAAAGATATCAGCTCGCAAACTACATGTGCTATCCTATGTGCGATAAAAGTTGTGGGCACGGAAAATGTGTGGAGCCGAATAAATGCCAATGTGATTTTGGATACCATTTGCAAAATGACACTTGCGAACCGCGTTGTACTGAGCCTTGTGTCAACGCGACGTGTATCGCTCCAGATACATGCGAATGCCTTGTTGGATACAGAAAAAATGAGAACAACCTTTGTCTGCCATACTGTTCCAGCGGATGCCCTCATGGAACTTGCGTGAGTCCAGATAACTGCAGCTGTGATGATGGTTGGTATAAAAAGGAAAATGCTTGTCTACCACGTTGCGACACTGAGTGTGGAGGCGGTAGTTGTATAGCTTCTAATGTTTGCGAATGCTTCCTTGGCTATGAGAAGACGGAAAATGGAACATGTACACCTTATTGTTCAAGTGGATGTTTCCATGGAACTTGTGTCAGCCCAGAAAATTGCACTTGTAACAATGGGTACCGAAAAAATTCAGAGGATGAGGTTTGCTCACctgtttgtgattttgattgTGGTGTAGGTGGTACATGTAGCGGTCCAAATGTTTGCGATTGTCACTTTGGATACGAAAAATCAGAAAACGGATCCTGTATTCCTCTCTGCCATAGCGGATGTGTTCATGGAACTTGTTTCACCCCGCATATCTGTACTTGCGACAATGGATGggaaaaaaatgtagaaaatgaTACCTGTGAACCAGTTTGTGTTGTCGCTTGTGGTGAAGGTGGTACATGCGCTGGTCCAAATGTTTGTCAATGCCACAGTGGTTATAAACCACATATTAATGGGTCCTGTATACCTCATTGCTCTAATGAATGTCTCCATGGTACTTGTGTTGGACCCGAAAATTGCTCCTGTGATATTGGATGGCATAAAAAAATCGACGATGGTGCATGTTACCCTGTTTGTGATCCTAGTTGTGGCGAAGGCGGTACTTGTATAAGTCCAAATGTTTGCCAATGCAACTCTTCTTATGAAATAACAGTGAATGGGACATGTGCACCTCATTGTTCTAAAGGTTGTCCGAACGGCATTTGTGTACAACCAGAATTGTGCCAATGTTTGGAAGGCTGGAGCAAGAATGAATTGGGGGATTGTGAACCTAACTGTGACAAACCTTGTGGTAATGGTACGTGTATATCACCAAATATATGTCAATGTTTCAACGGTTATAAGTTAGATGAAGATAACTTATTTGATTTTTTCAATGAATCGCTGTGCATTCCTGAATGTAAGGGATGTAATGGAACATGTTTAGCGCCAGATGTATGCAGTTGCGGTGAACCATTTGAAGCAAAGTATGTTTCAATCAATGGCGGAGATTGTAATTGCGACACGAACTGTTCTGAAGACAGTATTGAATGTGACCATATTGTTTGTGTTCCAAATGTAAATGATTGGCAAACAACCACTGATGTGACAGATGATAATCTCTCAAATGCACCATACCGTCCTAGCATTCCTTACGGTGATAATGACGCAGTAACTGATGGACCAGTCGATAGTAAAGCTGTTACTGAAGAGTTAGATGTAGATGACAGCATTACTAAATCTATCAACAGTACTGAAATGAATGAAAGCAGTTCTTTAGTAAATTCTACGAAAAGTTATTG GTCCCAATACTGGATATACATCGTTGTTTCTGTTATAGTTTTAACAACAATTTTAGGcctagttttatttttgaaacggAGAGCACTTTCGCATTACTTTAACGGAGGCGCTTACCCTGTTGAAG aggaAAAAGCAATCGATTTGTCGACATCTTTTTAA